The following are from one region of the Carnobacterium gallinarum DSM 4847 genome:
- a CDS encoding helix-turn-helix domain-containing protein, producing MVLISLMDSRERIEIEILNLLDSEVRWWSANELSCYTGYSSGTINKYLKFLQTKIARCCSSQAILEVSNKGSYLYKSDNFSIRGITQEIIGESITVSIMEKILLNQVNSMASIQEICHISEASARRKLKVIKKFLVKSDLKLVDLTVGIQGDEMKIRIFYFNFFWQLYHGESWPFQHIDHEKIRSTVTQIEQKVSGGSGFYFTLEMEYWLAINSYRNRKNSHLEITEKYEILISDKKQIPIFSYYLKKNKVFLTDANNEAIWLSIVWDNLKEDYNYWEFLLNNCEYDNKDSFLQTQLIIEEFEKFFSHKIPQGLKKDLNVKLNYVHLIQEIFNSDFMLGENYQYFREIKLLHPGFHEKCKRFVSHARKENILDVKNEELIIINYLLVCEGVFFLSRFDQKIKIKLVTDTGILATQLLGNTLLHAFQNSYALEIINDDSFYDLCLTTYSNLENKNKNKIVTINSVLRERDIKNIDVAIDEILVEQRGKKHYLDLINQ from the coding sequence TCAGCCAATGAACTAAGCTGTTATACCGGCTATTCTAGTGGAACAATTAATAAATATTTAAAATTTTTACAAACCAAAATTGCTCGCTGCTGTAGTTCACAAGCAATTCTAGAAGTGAGCAATAAGGGTAGCTATTTATATAAATCAGATAATTTTAGCATTCGAGGCATCACTCAAGAAATTATAGGTGAGTCGATCACCGTAAGTATTATGGAGAAAATTTTATTGAATCAAGTGAATTCGATGGCCAGTATTCAAGAAATTTGTCATATTAGTGAGGCTTCCGCAAGAAGAAAATTAAAAGTAATCAAAAAGTTTTTAGTAAAAAGTGATTTAAAATTAGTTGACTTAACAGTTGGAATTCAAGGTGACGAAATGAAAATTCGTATTTTTTATTTCAACTTTTTTTGGCAACTATATCATGGAGAAAGTTGGCCATTTCAACATATTGACCATGAAAAAATCCGGAGTACGGTGACACAGATTGAACAAAAAGTTAGTGGAGGAAGCGGTTTTTATTTTACTTTAGAAATGGAATATTGGCTTGCAATTAATAGTTACCGTAATAGAAAAAATAGTCATTTAGAAATTACAGAAAAATATGAAATTTTAATTTCAGATAAGAAGCAAATACCTATCTTTAGTTATTACCTAAAGAAAAATAAAGTATTTTTAACGGATGCAAATAATGAAGCGATTTGGCTCTCAATTGTTTGGGATAACTTAAAAGAAGATTATAATTACTGGGAATTTTTACTAAATAATTGTGAATATGATAACAAAGATTCTTTTTTACAAACCCAGTTAATCATTGAAGAATTTGAGAAGTTTTTCTCTCATAAAATTCCTCAAGGGTTGAAAAAAGATTTGAATGTAAAACTAAATTATGTTCATTTGATTCAAGAGATTTTTAATAGTGATTTTATGTTAGGGGAGAATTATCAATATTTCCGCGAAATAAAATTATTACATCCAGGGTTTCATGAAAAATGTAAACGTTTCGTTTCTCATGCTCGAAAAGAAAATATTTTGGACGTGAAAAATGAGGAATTAATTATTATTAACTATTTATTAGTGTGTGAAGGAGTATTTTTCTTAAGTCGCTTTGATCAAAAAATAAAAATAAAATTAGTAACAGATACAGGTATATTAGCAACACAATTGCTGGGCAATACGTTATTACATGCTTTTCAAAATTCATATGCACTTGAGATTATAAACGATGATTCTTTCTATGACTTATGTTTAACTACTTATTCTAATTTGGAAAATAAAAACAAAAATAAGATTGTAACCATTAATTCAGTTTTAAGAGAACGTGATATAAAGAATATTGATGTCGCTATCGATGAGATTTTAGTTGAGCAAAGAGGGAAAAAACATTATTTAGATTTAATAAATCAATAA